The following are from one region of the Juglans regia cultivar Chandler chromosome 10, Walnut 2.0, whole genome shotgun sequence genome:
- the LOC109010750 gene encoding uncharacterized protein LOC109010750 has translation MEGKPSIHPVQKGQLASSYSKGSIAAWISHFLACMGGCFGCCTGPTPIIAVDEPSKGLKIQGRMVRKPSISDDFWSTSTYDLDNCTVQSLKSISSISTSNQNLNCDSGIGSTSSNSDFVNHGLLLWNQTRLQWIGSSRFRDQSHQSREPRLSWNASYESLLGTKQSLPQPIPLSEMIEFLVDVWEQEGLYD, from the exons ATGGAGGGCAAGCCTAGCATCCATCCTGTTCAAAAAGGTCAATTAGCATCCTCCTACTCGAAAGG CTCGATCGCTGCTTGGATCAGTCACTTTCTTGCTTGCATGGG TGGTTGCTTTGGATGTTGTACTGGACCCACACCAATTATTGCTGTTGATGAGCCATCAAAGGGGCTAAAAATTCAGGGGCGCATGGTGAGAAAACCTAGTATATCGGATGATTTTTGGAGTACCAGCACATATGATCTGGATAACTGCACTGTTCAGTCTCTAAAAAGCATCTCATCTATCAGCACATCAAACCAAAATCTCAATTGTGACAGTGGCATTGGTAGCACAAGCAGCAATTCTGACTTTGTAAATCATG GTCTTCTTCTCTGGAATCAAACCAGGCTTCAATGGATTGGAAGTAGCAGGTTCAGAGATCAGTCGCATCAAAGTCGGGAACCCAGATTAAG TTGGAATGCAAGCTATGAAAGTTTGCTTGGGACCAAACAGTCTTTACCCCAGCCCATTCCTCTATCT GAGATGATAGAGTTTCTTGTTGATGTATGGGAGCAGGAAGGGCTGTATGATTAA
- the LOC109010749 gene encoding EIN3-binding F-box protein 1-like yields MSTLVNYRGEDEFCPGGSFYSNPVDLGRLFSIGPHVDMYCPPSKRARIGTPFDFGGNEFEQDKKPSIEVLPEECLFEIFRRLPEGKERSSCACVSKRWLMLLSNIRKAENCKEVSASNEVDMVTSGEDQDLESDGYLSRCLDGKKATDIRLAAIAVGTRGRGGLGKLSIRGNNSPRGVTDLGLSAVAHGCPSLKVLSLWNTFSVGDDGLSEIARGCHLLEKLDLCHCPSISNKGLIAIAENCPNLIALNIESCSNIGNEGLQAVGRFCTKLQSVSVKDCPLVRDHGISSLLSSALVLSKVKLQSLNITDFSLAVIGHYGQAITNLVLGGLQNVSEKGFWVMGIAQGLQKLASLSVTSCRGVTDVSLEAIGKGCINLKQMCLRKCCFVSNDGLVAFAKAAGSLESLQLEECNRVSQLGVIGALSNCGTKLKSLTLVKCLGIRDVPMGFPVPSPCTSLRSLSIRNCPGFGSASLAMVGKLCPGIQHVDLTGLHGITDSGLLPLLESCDAGLVKVIVSSCLNLTDEVILALTRLHGGTLELLNLDGCRKITDASLVAIADNCLLLNDLDVSKCAITDCGIEVLSCAEQLNLQVLSLSGCSEVSNKSMPFLEKLGKTLMGLNLQHCNSISSGTIELLVESLWRCDILS; encoded by the exons ATGTCTACCCTCGTCAATTACCGTG GTGAAGATGAATTCTGTCCTGGGGGCTCTTTTTACTCAAATCCTGTGGATTTGGGTCGCTTGTTCTCAATTGGTCCCCATGTGGACATGTACTGCCCTCCTAGCAAGCGGGCTCGGATTGGTACCCCATTCGACTTTGGAGGAAATGAGTTTGAGCAGGATAAGAAACCTTCCATTGAAGTTCTTCCTGAGGAATGTCTATTTGAGATATTCAGACGCCTCCCCGAAGGCAAAGAAAGGAGCTCCTGTGCTTGCGTCTCCAAGCGTTGGCTTATGCTTCTGAGTAACATCCGTAAGGCTGAAAATTGCAAGGAGGTGTCTGCTTCTAATGAGGTTGATATGGTCACTAGTGGTGAAGATCAAGATCTTGAAAGTGATGGTTACCTTAGCAGGTGTTTGGACGGGAAGAAAGCTACTGATATAAGACTTGCAGCAATTGCAGTTGGAACCAGGGGCCGTGGGGGGCTAGGAAAGCTGTCCATCCGAGGAAACAATTCTCCTCGTGGAGTCACTGATCTTGGCCTCTCTGCTGTTGCCCACGGTTGCCCTTCTCTCAAGGTTCTTTCTTTGTGGAATACTTTTTCTGTAGGGGATGATGGCCTATCTGAGATTGCTAGAGGATGTCATTTGTTGGAGAAGCTTGACCTTTGCCACTGTCCCTCAATATCTAACAAGGGGTTGATTGCAATTGCAGAGAACTGCCCTAATTTGATTGCGTTGAATATCGAATCATGTTCAAATATTGGGAATGAGGGCTTGCAAGCTGTTGGAAGGTTTTGCACCAAGCTGCAGTCTGTCTCTGTCAAAGACTGCCCCCTTGTTAGGGATCATGGAATATCAAGTCTCTTGTCATCAGCTCTTGTGCTATCAAAGGTAAAGCTGCAGTCCTTGAACATCACAGATTTCTCCCTTGCCGTTATTGGGCACTATGGCCAAGCCATTACAAATCTAGTCCTTGGTGGTCTACAAAATGTGAGTGAGAAGGGCTTTTGGGTCATGGGTATTGCTCAGGGTCTACAAAAACTGGCATCTTTGTCAGTTACTTCTTGTCGGGGGGTGACAGATGTGAGTCTTGAAGCCATTGGCAAGGGATGCATCAACCTGAAGCAGATGTGCCTTCGCAAATGCTGCTTTGTATCCAACGATGGGTTGGTAGCTTTTGCTAAAGCTGCAGGATCACTGGAGAGCCTGCAGTTGGAAGAGTGTAACAGGGTCTCCCAACTAGGGGTTATTGGCGCCCTCTCAAACTGTGGAACCAAGTTGAAGTCTCTTACCCTAGTGAAGTGCTTGGGAATTAGGGATGTGCCTATGGGGTTTCCTGTACCCTCTCCCTGCACATCTCTTCGATCCTTGTCCATTCGAAATTGCCCTGGGTTTGGTAGTGCTAGTCTGGCCATGGTGGGTAAATTGTGCCCTGGGATTCAGCACGTAGACCTGACTGGGCTTCATGGAATAACAGATTCTGGGCTTCTCCCTCTTCTAGAGAGCTGCGATGCAGGACTTGTCAAGGTGATAGTTAGCAGCTGCTTGAATTTGACAGATGAAGTAATTTTGGCCTTGACTAGGCTACATGGGGGAACCCTTGAACTGCTGAATCTTGATGGATGCAGGAAGATTACTGATGCGAGCTTGGTGGCAATTGCTGACAATTGCCTGTTACTCAATGATCTAGATGTCTCAAAGTGTGCAATCACTGATTGTGGCATCGAAGTGCTTTCTTGTGCAGAGCAGCTCAATTTGCAGGTCCTTTCATTGTCGGGATGTTCTGAAGTGTCAAACAAGAGCATGCCCTTCTTGGAGAAACTGGGGAAGACCCTGATGGGGCTGAATCTTCAACACTGCAATTCAATCAGCAGTGGCACCATTGAACTGCTTGTGGAGAGCTTGTGGAGATGCGATATTCTCTCTTAA